In Nitrososphaerota archaeon, a single genomic region encodes these proteins:
- a CDS encoding DUF5679 domain-containing protein — translation MVTGYCVYEKKKNREIKNPKQIKLKNGRPAIKGTCASCGKQIFRIGKLK, via the coding sequence ATGGTAACCGGATACTGTGTGTACGAAAAGAAGAAGAACAGGGAGATCAAGAATCCCAAGCAAATCAAACTGAAGAACGGCAGGCCGGCAATCAAGGGGACATGCGCCTCTTGCGGCAAGCAGATCTTCAGGATAGGTAAGCTCAAGTAA